From one Triticum urartu cultivar G1812 chromosome 3, Tu2.1, whole genome shotgun sequence genomic stretch:
- the LOC125545536 gene encoding rhodanese-like domain-containing protein 4A, chloroplastic isoform X2, which yields MALLRLQHHCSLLQVSTSHLPTLLRPPRNPRRSQLSPPNAARTTSSSVTPSPAARILARNAAAPPWRGELLLLLPAAAASWPLHSLAAEADGGGGSKVSLESIVLAVDDFNNRNPFFVAGVVFVWLVVLPLAQDYFKKYKAVGALDAFRKLRDAPEAQLLDVRRGNSVRFMAPPNLRLVEKSAVQVEFDEEDEKGFLGEVLARFPDPANTVVCVLDNFDGNSMKVAELLFNNGFKEAYAIKGGLRGPDGWQAIQENYLPPSVHVFPREKKSKTLTHTDASTEGTDDQPEGNGELLTSPSSTLVNTSNGTKDGHEELNGNTLAAKHPRRPLSPYAKYPDLKPPSSPTPSKPGGAEGNGELPTSTGSSLIKTSDATKDSLATKQSGRRPLSPYANYPDMKPPSSPTPSKPGR from the exons ATGGCGCTCCTCCGCCTCCAGCACCACTGCTCCCTCCTCCAAGTCTCCACCTCCCACCTCCCAACCCTCCTCAGACCCCCGCGGAACCCTCGCAGGAGCCAACTCTCGCCGCCCAATGCggccaggaccacctcctcctccgtaaCTCCCTCCCCCGCCGCGCGAATCTTGGCGCGGAATGCGGCGGCGCCGCCCTGGCGGGGCGAGCTCCTGctcctcctccccgcggccgccgCGTCCTGGCCGCTCCACTCCCTCGCGGCCGAggccgacggcggcggcgggagcaAGGTGAGCCTCGAGTCCATCGTGCTGGCCGTGGACGACTTCAACAACCGGAACCCCTTCTTCGTGGCCGGGGTGGTGTTCGTCTGGCTGGTGGTGCTCCCGCTGGCGCAGGACTACTTCAAGAAGTACAAGGCCGTGGGCGCCCTCGACGCCTTCCGCAAGCTCCGCGACGCGCCGGAGGCGCAGCTGCTGGACGTCAGGCGGGGCAACAGCGTGCGGTTCATGGCGCCGCCCAACCTCAGGCTCGTCGAGAAGAGCGCCGTGCAGGTGGAGTTCGACGAGGAGGACGAGAAGGGGTTCCTCGGGGAGGTGCTCGCCAGGTTCCCGGACCCGGCCAACACCGTCGTCTGCGTGCTTGACAA CTTTGATGGTAATTCAATGAAAGTGGCTGAGCTCCTGTTCAACAATGGTTTCAAAGAGGCATATGCAATCAAAGGGGGACTGAGAGGCCCAGATGGTTGGCAG GCAATTCAAGAAAACTATCTTCCGCCATCTGTTCATGTTTTTCCAAGGGAAAAGAAGAGCAAAACTTTAACGCACACTGATGCGAGCACTGAAGGAACAGATGATCAGCCAGAGGGGAATGGAGAACTATTAACTTCTCCTAGCAGCACTTTAGTCAATACAAGCAATGGAACCAAGGATGGTCATGAAGAACTGAATGGAAATACTTTAGCCGCGAAGCATCCAAGGAGACCATTATCACCTTATGCAAAG TACCCTGACTTGAAACCGCCATCATCTCCGACGCCATCCAAGCCAGGGGGGGCAGAGGGGAATGGGGAACTACCAACTTCTACTGGCAGCTCTTTAATCAAAACAAGCGATGCAACTAAGGATAGTCTAGCCACGAAGCAATCAGGAAGGAGACCATTATCACCATATGCAAAT TACCCTGACATGAAGCCGCCATCATCTCCGACGCCATCCAAGCCAGGGAGGTAG
- the LOC125545536 gene encoding protein THYLAKOID RHODANESE-LIKE, chloroplastic-like isoform X1 — translation MALLRLQHHCSLLQVSTSHLPTLLRPPRNPRRSQLSPPNAARTTSSSVTPSPAARILARNAAAPPWRGELLLLLPAAAASWPLHSLAAEADGGGGSKVSLESIVLAVDDFNNRNPFFVAGVVFVWLVVLPLAQDYFKKYKAVGALDAFRKLRDAPEAQLLDVRRGNSVRFMAPPNLRLVEKSAVQVEFDEEDEKGFLGEVLARFPDPANTVVCVLDNFDGNSMKVAELLFNNGFKEAYAIKGGLRGPDGWQAIQENYLPPSVHVFPREKKSKTLTHTDASTEGTDDQPEGNGELLTSPSSTLVNTSNGTKDGHEELNGNTLAAKHPRRPLSPYAKYPDLKPPSSPTPSKPGGAEGNGELPTSTGSSLIKTSDATKDSLATKQSGRRPLSPYANYPDLKPPSSPTPSKPGRPDENNELLMSPGSSLDDTSHATKNGREELNGSTLATKHPRRPLSPYANYPDMKPPSSPTPSKPGR, via the exons ATGGCGCTCCTCCGCCTCCAGCACCACTGCTCCCTCCTCCAAGTCTCCACCTCCCACCTCCCAACCCTCCTCAGACCCCCGCGGAACCCTCGCAGGAGCCAACTCTCGCCGCCCAATGCggccaggaccacctcctcctccgtaaCTCCCTCCCCCGCCGCGCGAATCTTGGCGCGGAATGCGGCGGCGCCGCCCTGGCGGGGCGAGCTCCTGctcctcctccccgcggccgccgCGTCCTGGCCGCTCCACTCCCTCGCGGCCGAggccgacggcggcggcgggagcaAGGTGAGCCTCGAGTCCATCGTGCTGGCCGTGGACGACTTCAACAACCGGAACCCCTTCTTCGTGGCCGGGGTGGTGTTCGTCTGGCTGGTGGTGCTCCCGCTGGCGCAGGACTACTTCAAGAAGTACAAGGCCGTGGGCGCCCTCGACGCCTTCCGCAAGCTCCGCGACGCGCCGGAGGCGCAGCTGCTGGACGTCAGGCGGGGCAACAGCGTGCGGTTCATGGCGCCGCCCAACCTCAGGCTCGTCGAGAAGAGCGCCGTGCAGGTGGAGTTCGACGAGGAGGACGAGAAGGGGTTCCTCGGGGAGGTGCTCGCCAGGTTCCCGGACCCGGCCAACACCGTCGTCTGCGTGCTTGACAA CTTTGATGGTAATTCAATGAAAGTGGCTGAGCTCCTGTTCAACAATGGTTTCAAAGAGGCATATGCAATCAAAGGGGGACTGAGAGGCCCAGATGGTTGGCAG GCAATTCAAGAAAACTATCTTCCGCCATCTGTTCATGTTTTTCCAAGGGAAAAGAAGAGCAAAACTTTAACGCACACTGATGCGAGCACTGAAGGAACAGATGATCAGCCAGAGGGGAATGGAGAACTATTAACTTCTCCTAGCAGCACTTTAGTCAATACAAGCAATGGAACCAAGGATGGTCATGAAGAACTGAATGGAAATACTTTAGCCGCGAAGCATCCAAGGAGACCATTATCACCTTATGCAAAG TACCCTGACTTGAAACCGCCATCATCTCCGACGCCATCCAAGCCAGGGGGGGCAGAGGGGAATGGGGAACTACCAACTTCTACTGGCAGCTCTTTAATCAAAACAAGCGATGCAACTAAGGATAGTCTAGCCACGAAGCAATCAGGAAGGAGACCATTATCACCATATGCAAAT TACCCTGACTTGAAACCGCCCTCATCTCCAACGCCATCCAAGCCAGGCAGGCCAGATGAGAATAATGAACTACTAATGTCTCCTGGCAGCTCTTTAGACGATACAAGCCATGCAACCAAGAATGGTCGTGAAGAACTGAATGGAAGTACTTTAGCCACGAAGCATCCAAGGAGACCATTATCACCATATGCAAAT TACCCTGACATGAAGCCGCCATCATCTCCGACGCCATCCAAGCCAGGGAGGTAG